In Prunus dulcis chromosome 2, ALMONDv2, whole genome shotgun sequence, a single genomic region encodes these proteins:
- the LOC117619074 gene encoding protein NCA1, with product MRPVCPFVKAARPPEPSKKESSADTATISPKCPLGYDSQTFKLGPLSCMICHALLFDSAKCVPCSHSFCKACISRFKDCPLCGADIEKIEADINLQNLVDRFIEGHARIKRSHNAEDKQDSTPESNSNDDNNNSKRVIYEDVSLERGAFLVQQAMRAFRAQNIESAKSRLSLCAEDIRGQLETMGNTSELCSQLGAVLGMLGDCSRATGDAGSAVSYFEESVEFLSKLPRNDQEITHTLSISLNKIGDLKYYDGDLKAARSYYFQSLNVRRDAVKDDPNVPSQLLDLAVSFAKVADVDRNLGDEDVAIDEFQEGIKLLESLTLKSEDTGLEQRRLSVLEFLKSQIVEKQT from the exons atgaggccAGTTTGCCCATTTGTGAAAGCCGCTCGGCCACCAGAGCCAAGCAAGAAAGAGTCCTCAGCTGACACAGCTACAATTTCCCCTAAATGCCCCTTGGGTTACGATTCTCAGACATTCAAGCTTGGCCCTCTCAGCTGTATGATATGCCACGCCCTTCTGTTCGACTCTGCCAAATGCGTCCCTTGTTCTCACTCGTTCTGCAA aGCTTGTATTTCAAGATTCAAGGACTGTCCTTTGTGTGGAGCTGACATTGAGAAGATCGAAGCCGACATCAATCTTCAGAATTTGGTGGATCGCTTTATCGAAGGTCATGCAAGAATCAAGCGGTCTCATAATGCGGAGGATAAACAAGATTCAACCCCTGAAAGCAACAGCAatgatgataataataatagcaaGAGAGTTATATATGAAGACGTGTCTTTGGAGAGAGGGGCTTTCTTGGTGCAGCAAGCCATGAGG GCATTCCGAGCTCAGAATATAGAAAGTGCCAAATCAAGACTTAGTCTTTGTGCAGAAGACATCAGAGGTCAGTTAGAAACTATGGGTAACACGTCAGAGTTGTGTTCTCAGCTTGGAGCGGTTCTCGGAATGCTTGGCGACTGCAG TCGGGCAACAGGAGATGCTGGTTCAGCAGTCAGTTACTTTGAAGAGAGTGTTGAGTTTCTTTCAAAACTGCCCAGAAACGATCAGGAG ATAACACATACACTTTCAATTTCACTTAATAAAATTGGAGATCTTAAATACTATGATGGAGACCTGAAAGCTGCGCGGTCTTACTACTTCCAGTCATTGAATGTTCGACGTGATGCTGTCAAGGATGATCCAAATGTTCCATCCCAG CTTCTGGATCTAGCTGTTTCGTTTGCAAAAGTTGCAGACGTTGACAGGAATCTAGGAGATGAGGATGTTGCAATTGATGAATTTCAAGAAGGCATAAAATTGTTGGAATCTTTGACGTTAAAATCTGAAGACACTGGTCTTGAGCAACGG CGGCTTTCAGTGCTTGAGTTCCTTAAGAGTCAAATTGTGGAGAAGCAAACCTAA
- the LOC117618953 gene encoding CO(2)-response secreted protease-like, with product MTPLQLLLPFLSLPFFLLCGATTSNQIPKHHVIYMGSSLSNGNGRVLGAEDAAESAYLQMLSSIIPSHEIERISIIHKYNHAFRGFSAMLTETEASILSGHDDVVSIFPDSILELHTTRSWDFLEAESGRLPSNKYQRGLSSDVIIGMIDTGIWPESSSFNDEGIGAVPSRWKGVCMEGSDFRKSNCNRKLIGARYYNVPWTRDGNQSSLARTKGSPRDSVGHGTHTASTAAGVQVLNASYYGLAQGTARGGLPSARIACYKACSDVGCSGATILKAIDDAIRDGVDIISISIGMSSLFQSDYLNDPIAIGAFHAEQMGVMVICSGGNDGPDPYTIVNTAPWIFTVAASNIDRDFQSNIVLGNGKNFTGSAINFSDLTRSRTYPLVFGKDVAAYYTPVSEARNCYPGSLDPKKVVGKIVVCVDDDPAVSRKIKKLVVEDAKAKGLILIDEAEKSVPFDSGIFPYTEVGNIAGFQILQYINSTKNPTATILPTVDVPRYRPAPAVAYFSSRGPAELTENILKPDIMAPGVAILAAIAPKNETGTVPNGKKPSTFSIKSGTSMACPHVTGAAAFIKSVHRRWTSSMIKSALMTTATVFNNLKKPLTNSSNTFANPHEVGVGEINPLQALSPGLVFETTTENYLEFLCYYGYPEKNIRSMSNTKFICPKSSIDELISNVNYPSISISKLNRHQPAKTIQRTATNVAALNSTYIAKVHAPAGLIVKVLPEKLFFAEGVRRVSFQVSFYGKEAHRGYNFGSITWFDGRHSVRTVFSVNVE from the exons ATGACTCCCCTTCAACTGCTGctcccttttctctctctacctttctttctcctctGTGGTGCCACTACTTCAAACCAGATTCCCAAg CATCATGTGATTTATATGGGAAGCTCATTATCAAATGGAAATGGAAGAGTTCTTGGAGCTGAAGATGCAGCAGAATCAGCTTATTTGCAAATGCTGTCATCCATTATTCCAAG CCATGAGATTGAGAGAATATCTATAATTCACAAgtataatcatgcttttagAGGATTCTCCGCCATGCTTACTGAGACTGAAGCTTCTATTTTGTCag GCCATGACGATGTGGTTTCCATCTTCCCCGACTCAATACTTGAGCTACACACAACACGTTCTTGGGATTTCTTAGAGGCGGAATCTGGCAGGCTACCAAGCAATAAATATCAGCGGGGCCTATCAAGTGATGTTATAATTGGGATGATAGATACAG GGATATGGCCTGAGTCTTCAAGTTTCAATGATGAGGGAATTGGTGCAGTCCCTTCAAGATGGAAAGGAGTCTGTATGGAGGGCTCAGACTTCCGGAAATCGAATTGTAATAG AAAGTTGATAGGTGCAAGATACTACAATGTTCCATGGACAAGAGATGGCAACCAGAGCAGTTTAGCGAGAACAAAAGGCTCACCAAGGGATTCTGTCGGCCACGGAACTCACACCGCATCCACAGCGGCTGGTGTGCAAGTCCTGAATGCTAGTTACTATGGCTTAGCACAAGGCACAGCAAGGGGCGGCTTGCCTTCAGCTAGGATTGCATGCTACAAGGCTTGCTCAGATGTTGGTTGCTCTGGTGCCACCATATTGAAGGCTATTGATGATGCAATTAGAGATGGAGTAGATATAATATCTATTTCCATTGGGATGAGTTCACTCTTTCAATCCGATTACTTAAACGACCCCATAGCCATTGGAGCATTTCATGCTGAACAAATGGGGGTCATGGTAATTTGCTCTGGAGGAAATGATGGTCCTGATCCTTACACTATTGTTAATACAGCACCATGGATCTTCACCGTTGCAGCTTCTAACATTGATAGGGATTTCCAATCTAATATAGTTCTTGGAAATGGGAAAAATTTCACA GGTTCAGCCATCAATTTCTCCGATCTCACTCGTTCAAGGACATATCCTCTTGTATTTGGAAAAGATGTTGCTGCTTATTATACGCCTGTATCAGAAGCAAG AAATTGTTATCCAGGATCATTGGATCCAAAGAAAGTAGTAGGAAAAATTGTTGTTTGTGTTGATGATGACCCGGCTGTTTCAAGGAAAATCAAGAAATTAGTTGTAGAAGATGCTAAAGCCAAAGGGTTGATTCTGATTGATGAAGCTGAGAAAAGTGTGCCTTTCGATTCGGGCATTTTCCCATATACAGAAGTTGGCAATATTGCAGGCTTTCAGATTCTCCAGTACATAAATTCTACCAA AAACCCAACAGCAACAATTCTCCCAACAGTTGATGTTCCAAGGTATAGACCTGCACCAGCTGTTGCATATTTTTCATCGAGGGGTCCTGCAGAGCTTACAGAAAACATTCTCAag CCTGATATAATGGCTCCGGGAGTGGCCATTTTGGCTGCCATAGCTCCCAAGAATGAAACAGGGACAGTCCCAAATGGGAAGAAGCCATCCACATTTTCCATAAAATCAGGTACTTCTATGGCTTGTCCACACGTAACGGGGGCTGCTGCATTCATCAAGTCAGTGCATCGTCGATGGACTTCTTCCATGATCAAATCAGCGCTTATGACAACAG CAACTGTGTTCAACAACCTGAAAAAACCTTTGACAAACAGCTCTAACACCTTTGCGAATCCACATGAGGTGGGGGTCGGAGAAATAAACCCACTGCAAGCTCTTAGTCCAGGACTGGTCTTTGAAACGACAACAGAAAACTATCTCGAGTTCCTTTGCTATTATGGCTACCCAGAGAAAAATATAAGATCTATGTCAAACACAAAGTTCATCTGCCCCAAAAGCTCCATTGATGAACTCATCTCTAATGTTAACTACCCATCAATCTCCATTAGTAAACTCAACCGGCATCAACCTGCAAAGACAATTCAAAGAACGGCAACCAATGTTGCTGCCCTGAATTCTACGTACATTGCGAAAGTGCATGCTCCAGCAGGCTTAATAGTGAAGGTTCTTCCAGAGAAGTTATTTTTTGCTGAGGGTGTGAGGAGGGTGTCTTTTCAAGTCTCATTTTATGGCAAGGAGGCTCATAGAGGCTACAATTTTGGGTCAATAACCTGGTTTGATGGTCGACATTCAGTTCGTACTGTGTTTAGTGTGAATGTTGAATAA
- the LOC117617322 gene encoding elongation factor 1-delta 2-like codes for MAVAFHDINSAVGLKKLDDYLLARSYITGYEASKDDLIVHAALSKPPSSEFVNVSRWYNHITALLRISGVSGQGSGVIVEGSAPITEEAVATPPVADTKASAAEDDDDDVDLFGEETEEEKKAAEERAASIKASTKKKESGKSSVLLDVKPWDDETDMKKLEEAVRSVHIEGLHWGASKLVAVGYGIKKLQIMLTIVDDLVSVDTLIEEQLTVEPINEYVQSCDIVAFNKI; via the exons ATGGCAGTCGCATTCCATGACATCAACTCGGCTGTTGGCCTGAAGAAATTGGATGACTACTTGCTTGCCCGCAGTTACATCACTGGCTACGAAGCTTCAAAGGATGATCTCATTGTCCATGCAGCTCTTTCAAAGCCTCCATCATCAGAATTTGTGAACGTGTCTCGGTGGTACAACCATATCACTGCACTTCTTAGGATTTC TGGTGTTTCTGGACAAGGCTCTGGTGTCATTGTTGAGGGATCTGCTCCCATCACAGAGGAAGCAGTTGCTACACCTCCTGTGGCTGATACAAAG GCCTCAGCTGCTGAagacgatgatgatgatgtggaTCTGTTTGGTGAAGAGactgaagaagagaagaaggcTGCTGAAGAGCGTGCAGCTTCCATCAAGGCatctacaaaaaagaaagaat CTGGAAAGTCGTCAGTCCTGTTGGATGTGAAGCCATGGGATGATGAAACTGACATGAAAAAGCTTGAGGAGGCAGTAAGAAGTGTTCACATTGAAGGCTTGCATTGGGGAGCAT CCAAACTTGTAGCTGTTGGGTATGGAATAAAGAAGTTGCAAATAATGCTAACAATTGTTGATGACCTGGTCTCTGTTGACACTCTTATTGAGGAACAACTTACTGTTGAACCAATTAATGAGTATGTCCAGAGCTGTGACATTGTAGCCTTCAACAAAATAT GA
- the LOC117617321 gene encoding UPF0235 protein At5g63440 isoform X1, with amino-acid sequence MPKRTTHTYSSEDAAPDGPDSDLFVYYCKHCGSHLLITDTQLQKMPKRKTDKAYVLDKSKHLARLNIAEAGKVVLKRGEGKMEKQFRMNCVGCGLFVFYRSEEDLEGASFIYVVDGALSTVAAETNPQDAPVPPCISNLDGGLVQVAIEVEDRAQRSAITRVNADDVRVTVAAPAARGEANNELLEFMGKVLGLRLSQMTLQRGWNNKSKLLVVEDLSARQVYEKLLEAVQP; translated from the exons aTGCCGAAGAGAACAACACACACGTACTCGAGCGAGGACGCAGCTCCAGATGGACCTGACTCTGATCTCTTCGTCTACTACTGCAAGCACTGTGGATCTCACCTCCTCATAactg ATACCCAGTTGCAGAAAATGCCCAAAAGGAAGACTGACAAAGCTTATGTGTTGGACAAGAGCAAACATCTTGCAAGGCTTAACATTGCTGAGGCTGGAAAAGTTGTATTGAAAag GGGTGaggggaaaatggagaagcaaTTTCGTATGAACTGTGTGGGTTgtggactctttgttttctatCGCTCAGAAGAAGATTTGGAAGGTGCTTCTTTCATTTATGTTGTTGATGGTGCTCTAAGCACGGTTGCTGCTGAAACCAACCCACAG GATGCTCCTGTGCCACCCTGCATTTCAAACCTAGATGGGGGACTCGTTCAAGTGGCTATAGAAGTGGAAGACCGTGCACAACGGTCAGCAATCACAA GAGTGAATGCTGATGATGTTAGAGTTACTGTGGCTGCACCTGCAGCTCGGGGAGAAGCAAACAATGAACTCTTGGAGTTCATGGGCAAA GTGTTGGGTCTGAGACTAAGCCAGATGACTCTTCAGAGAGGGTGGAATAATAAATCGAAACTCCTTGTG GTGGAGGATTTGTCTGCTAGGCAAGTATATGAGAAACTTCTAGAGGCTGTTCAACCTTGA
- the LOC117617321 gene encoding UPF0235 protein At5g63440 isoform X2: MPKRKTDKAYVLDKSKHLARLNIAEAGKVVLKRGEGKMEKQFRMNCVGCGLFVFYRSEEDLEGASFIYVVDGALSTVAAETNPQDAPVPPCISNLDGGLVQVAIEVEDRAQRSAITRVNADDVRVTVAAPAARGEANNELLEFMGKVLGLRLSQMTLQRGWNNKSKLLVVEDLSARQVYEKLLEAVQP; this comes from the exons ATGCCCAAAAGGAAGACTGACAAAGCTTATGTGTTGGACAAGAGCAAACATCTTGCAAGGCTTAACATTGCTGAGGCTGGAAAAGTTGTATTGAAAag GGGTGaggggaaaatggagaagcaaTTTCGTATGAACTGTGTGGGTTgtggactctttgttttctatCGCTCAGAAGAAGATTTGGAAGGTGCTTCTTTCATTTATGTTGTTGATGGTGCTCTAAGCACGGTTGCTGCTGAAACCAACCCACAG GATGCTCCTGTGCCACCCTGCATTTCAAACCTAGATGGGGGACTCGTTCAAGTGGCTATAGAAGTGGAAGACCGTGCACAACGGTCAGCAATCACAA GAGTGAATGCTGATGATGTTAGAGTTACTGTGGCTGCACCTGCAGCTCGGGGAGAAGCAAACAATGAACTCTTGGAGTTCATGGGCAAA GTGTTGGGTCTGAGACTAAGCCAGATGACTCTTCAGAGAGGGTGGAATAATAAATCGAAACTCCTTGTG GTGGAGGATTTGTCTGCTAGGCAAGTATATGAGAAACTTCTAGAGGCTGTTCAACCTTGA